One window of Quercus robur chromosome 5, dhQueRobu3.1, whole genome shotgun sequence genomic DNA carries:
- the LOC126727806 gene encoding uncharacterized protein LOC126727806, with amino-acid sequence MECEFSQGEKSTEEEAELQRSTKKAKDAKGASEFGSPPSYRDKLVGEMPGAFAQAFNLDSHEMDMSTLLVSMGELVNSMVAVNLDLDTRKSIRARWNHALIVKVYGRTLGFHFLRLKVMSLWKPTGRLNCINLGRDFFLMRFGLVEDFKNIIKGGPWFIRGHFLTIRAWEPNIKPASVVCNLVAEWIRLPKLPFEYYNPGVLREIGSAIGPILRVDSNTASKARGQFARICIQVNLDKPLITSILLEEVVQEVL; translated from the coding sequence ATGGAGTGTGAGTTCTCTCAAGGCGAAAAGTCCACAGAAGAAGAGGCGGAGCTCCAACGAAGCACCAAGAAAGCAAAAGATGCAAAGGGAGCATCAGAGTTCGGCTCTCCCCCTTCCTACAGGGATAAGCTGGTCGGTGAGATGCCTGGCGCTTTTGCTCAGGCTTTCAACCTTGATAGCCACGAGATGGATATGTCCACCCTGTTGGTGAGTATGGGTGAGCTAGTAAACAGTATGGTGGCTGTCAACTTGGACCTGGATACGAGAAAGTCCATTAGAGCAAGATGGAACCACGCCCTGATTGTGAAGGTGTATGGTCGGACGTTGGGTTTCCATTTTCTCCGTTTGAAGGTTATGAGCTTATGGAAGCCAACGGGGCGGCTTAACTGCATCAACCTTGGTCGGGATTTCTTCCTTATGAGGTTCGGATTGGTTGAGGACTTTAAGAACATCATCAAAGGAGGACCATGGTTCATCAGAGGCCACTTTTTGACGATTAGAGCGTGGGAACCAAACATCAAACCTGCTAGTGTAGTGTGCAATTTAGTGGCTGAATGGATCAGGTTACCAAAGCTACCTTTTGAATACTACAATCCTGGGGTTCTAAGAGAAATTGGCTCTGCCATTGGACCGATTCTGAGGGTGGACTCTAATACTGCGTCGAAGGCTAGGGGTCAGTTTGCGAGAATTTGTATCCAGGTTAACTTGGATAAACCGTTGATCACGAGCATCTTGCTTGAAGAAGTTGTACAGGAAGTACTCTAA
- the LOC126727807 gene encoding F-box protein At3g26010-like has translation MVSRNLGVGMKNQVDGWNANFEKQLTKIEDLPISLLLEILYRLDLKSAMRCKSVARQWCNLISDPSFANNFVRLHASSVMGRPFALLLHYVDKQIKKRHLLVTSEEPEFKSLTYIPPIYQHDNIEVTVQASCNDLLLCCANMVGNDAGSGPMSEYYVINPISRQWTALPPMPQLARARVGFICWYDTALHKQLSYRVMRIPEFKGESAEFGVEIFSSDTGKWTQSVGLCPQGFRLDVFAFPGVPYNGLLFWWSSTDCLVGFDPNTSKCCQFFEKPVELNPSHGIERLGVCHGTLRICQISGYPYEVAFADPCLRVWELKDYDEGGKWNLEHELYFDKMVSEKSPWLTEYLSKKYPTVAVLAYHPNDGEIVYLMIKFKVVSCNLRRKTLEVVCDIPTADYFYHGCNVFTFVLPCWPTPIPFQTEKAT, from the coding sequence ATGGTAAGTCGGAATTTGGGAGTTGGAATGAAAAATCAGGTTGATGGTTGGAATGCCAACTTTGAGAAGCAATTGACGAAAATAGAGGACCTCCCAATTTCCCTACTGTTGGAAATCCTGTATCGGCTGGATCTGAAATCCGCGATGCGATGCAAGTCTGTGGCAAGGCAATGGTGCAATCTTATCTCTGATCCCTCTTTTGCCAACAACTTTGTTAGGCTCCATGCATCTTCAGTTATGGGTCGTCCCTTTGCCTTGCTCCTCCACTACGTTGATAAGCAGATAAAGAAGAGACACCTTCTCGTGACATCGGAGGAACCGGAATTTAAATCTCTGACTTATATACCACCAATATATCAGCATGATAATATTGAGGTCACTGTTCAAGCTTCGTGTAATGACTTGCTATTATGCTGCGCAAACATGGTTGGCAATGATGCGGGGTCTGGTCCTATGAGCGAATACTATGTGATAAATCCAATTAGTAGGCAATGGACTGCCCTGCCTCCCATGCCTCAACTTGCAAGGGCTCGGGTTGGGTTCATATGTTGGTATGACACTGCTCTTCATAAGCAACTTAGTTATAGGGTGATGCGCATTCCTGAATTTAAGGGTGAGTCAGCAGAATTCGGTGTAGAGATATTCTCATCCGACACAGGTAAATGGACTCAGTCTGTGGGGTTGTGCCCGCAAGGATTTCGGTTGGATGTCTTTGCCTTCCCCGGTGTTCCCTATAACGGTTTGCTTTTCTGGTGGAGTAGCACTGATTGCCTTGTTGGGTTTGATCCAAACACCAGTAAATGCTGCCAATTCTTTGAGAAGCCCGTAGAATTGAACCCATCCCATGGAATTGAGCGTCTCGGAGTGTGTCATGGTACCTTGAGGATATGCCAGATTTCAGGTTACCCTTATGAGGTTGCTTTTGCTGATCCTTGTTTACGTGTTTGGGAGCTCAAGGACTATGATGAAGGAGGCAAATGGAACTTAGAGCATGAGCTGTATTTTGACAAAATGGTTTCAGAAAAATCTCCTTGGCTCACAGAATACCTAAGCAAGAAATATCCAACTGTGGCAGTCTTAGCCTATCATCCAAATGATGGAGAAATTGTGTATTTGATGATTAAATTTAAGGTGGTATCATGCAACTTGAGGAGAAAAACACTGGAAGTGGTCTGTGATATTCCGACTGCTGACTACTTTTACCATGGCTGCAATGTCTTCACCTTTGTGCTCCCTTGTTGGCCAACTCCCATTCCCTTTCAGACGGAGAAGGCCACCTAA